The genomic interval ATGTTCCCGAACCCGCCCGGCCTGCTGCGGATCGAGCCGCATTCGCCGGGCCTGCGCGACCGCATCTGGTGGGGCGCGGCCTCGAACGCCACCGCCCGCTGGGCGGCGCAGCTGGGCATGCATCTGCAAAGCTCGACCCTCAAGACGGACGAGAACGGCAGGCCCTTCCACATCCAGCAGGCCGAGCAGATCCGCGCCTATCGCGAGGCCTGGGCGGCGGCGGGGCACGAGCGCGCGCCGCGGGTTTCGGTCAGCCGCTCGATCTTTCCGCTGATGGACGACCGCGACCGGATGTATTTCGGCCGCGGCGGCAAGGAAGGCGACCAGATCGGCTTCATCGAGGAGACCCGCTCGATCTTCGGCCGCGGCTATACCGGCGAGCCGGACCGGCTGGTCGAGGAGCTGCGCGAGGACGAGGCCGTCGCCGAGGCCGACACGCTGCTCTTGACCGTGCCGAACCAGCTGGGCGTCGATTACAACGCCCATGTGATCGAGGCGATGCTGAAACACGTCGCGCCCGCGCTCGGCTGGCGCTGAGCGGGGGGCTTTGTGATCGCGGGGACGGGGTATAGGCTTTGCCCCGGAAACCAGCGCGAACGGGGGACGGATGGCGACAGAGGTGACGGCCGCCGCCGGGGCGGCGGCACATGGCGGCGGGGTGCCGCTGCTGAGCGTGGTCGTGCTGCTGGCGGCGGCGGTTCTGGCGGTGCCGCTGTTTCGCCGGCTGGGGCTGGGCTCGGTGCTGGGCTATCTGGCGGCGGGACTGGCGATCGGGCCCTTCGGGCTGGGCTTTTTCCACGACCCGCAGGCGATCATTCATGTGGCCGAACTGGGCGTGGTGCTGTTCCTGTTCGTGATCGGGCTGGAGATGCAGCCCTCGCGGCTTTGGGCCATGCGGGGCGAGATCTTCGTGCTGGGCCTTGCCCAGGTGCTGCTGGCCATCGCGGCGCTGACCTGCGTCGGGCTGGCGCTCGGCTTTCCGGTCGCCGCCAGCTTCGTCTCGGGGACCGGCTTCGTGCTGACCTCGACCGCCATCGTCATGCAGATGCTGGCCGAGCGGGGCGAGATGGCGCTGCCCAAGGGCCGCCGCATCATCGCCATCCTGCTGTTCGAGGACCTGGCCATCGTGCCGCTGCTGGCGCTGGTCGCCTTTCTCGCGCCGGGGGGAGAGGAGGTCACCCTGCCCCAGCGCCTTCTAGGCATCGCCGTCGGGCTGGGCTGCATCGCCGTGCTGGTGGCGGCCGGGCGCTATCTGCTGAACCCGCTGTTCGGCCTGCTTGCCCGGTTCGGCGGGCGCGAGGTGATGGCCGCCGCCGCGCTTCTGGTGGTGCTGGGCGCGGCGCTGCTGATGCAATGGGGCGGGCTGTCCATGGCGATGGGCGCCTTCCTGGCCGGGGTGCTGCTGTCGGAATCCAGCTTCCGCCACCAGCTCGAGGCGGATGTCGAACCCTTTCGCGGCCTGCTGCTGGGCCTGTTCTTCCTGGGCGTCGGCATGGCGCTGGACCTGCGGATCATCGCCGCCAACTGGGCGCTGATCGCGATCTGCGTGCCGGCCTATATGCTGCTGAAGATGCTGGTGATCTATACCGTCGGCCGGGTGCTGCGCGCCAGCCGCGCCGAGGCGCTGGAGCGCGCGGTGCTGATGGCGCAGGGCGGCGAATTCGCCTTCGTGCTGTATTCCAGCGCCATGCAGTTCGGCATCATCAGCGGCCAGGACAATGCCGTGCTGACCGCCATCGTCATCGTCTCGATGGTGCTGACGCCGCTGATGATCATCCTCCACGACCGGCTGGCGCCGAAACCCGCCCCCTCGCTCGACGGGGTCGAGGCGGCCGAGGGGCTGGAGGCGCGGGTGCTGATGATCGGCTTCGGCCGCATGGGCCAGATCGTCAGCCAGCCGCTGATCGCGCGCGGGCATTCCATCTCGATCATCGAAAGCGATCCGCAGACCATCCGCGATGCCGACGAATTCGGCTTCAAGGTCTGGTATGGCGACGGCGCGCGGCTCGACATCCTGCATGCCGCCGGGGCCGGCAATGCCAGCCTGATCGTCGCCGTGCCCGGCGACCGGCAGGCCACCACCCGCATCGTCCAGCTGATCAAGCATGAATTCCCGCTGGTTCCGGTCATCGCCCGCGCCTTCGATCGCGAGCACGCGGTGGAACTGATCGAGGCCGGCGCCGACTACCAGCTGCGCGAGACGCTGGAAAGCGCCTTTGCCATGGGCCGCGAGGCGCTGCTGCAGCTTGGCGACGACCCCGACGAGGTCGAGGAGGTCATGGCCGAGATCCGCGGCCGCGACATGGAGCGGTTTCAGATGGAATGCGTCGGCGGCCTGTTCGCCGGCCGCGACCTGCTGCTCGGCAACCGCCGGGACTAGGCGCGGTCGATCTCGATCAGCCAGGCATCCGGGACCGGGCCAAGGGGCAGCGCCGCCTCGGGGCCTTCGCAGAACAGCGCGTCCAGCGGCTCCAGCACCACGGTTTCGCCTGCGAAATCCAGCACCACCGGCGCGGTCGCCAGCAACAGCCGCCATTCCGCCGCGCCCCCGTCCGCCTCGGTCGACCGCACCAGCCGATGCGTGAAGGCGCCGCGCCGGGTCATCACGTTCAGGTCGGTGATCGGCCCCGCCAGCAGCCGCGCCGAGCTCGGCATATCCGCCGGAAAGGCCAGCGGCTCGGCTTCCGGGGTCAGCCGCTGCGTGGGCTGCCCCTGCACCTGCAGCTCGATCCCCTCGCCGGTCAGCACCGCCAGCGTGCGGTCGATCTGCGGGAAGAGCGAGAAATCGCCGTCCTCGGTCACGCCCGCCATGCTGACACGCCAGCCGAAATCGGCCAGACCCGCGCCTTCAGGGTAAACCGCGATCTCGACCGTCTCGCCGCGGCCGTTCTTCCACGGCATGCGGCGATG from Paracoccus sp. MA carries:
- a CDS encoding LLM class flavin-dependent oxidoreductase; this encodes MKKIGFLSFGHWSDEPASQARSAQDVLLQSIELAVAAEELGADGAYFRVHHYARQLASPFPLLAAVGARTSRIEIGTAVIDMRYENPLYMAEDAGAADLIAQGRLQLGISRGSPEQVIEGWRYFGYSPAEGESDADMARRHAEVFLNVIEGHGFARPNPRPMFPNPPGLLRIEPHSPGLRDRIWWGAASNATARWAAQLGMHLQSSTLKTDENGRPFHIQQAEQIRAYREAWAAAGHERAPRVSVSRSIFPLMDDRDRMYFGRGGKEGDQIGFIEETRSIFGRGYTGEPDRLVEELREDEAVAEADTLLLTVPNQLGVDYNAHVIEAMLKHVAPALGWR
- a CDS encoding monovalent cation:proton antiporter-2 (CPA2) family protein, whose translation is MATEVTAAAGAAAHGGGVPLLSVVVLLAAAVLAVPLFRRLGLGSVLGYLAAGLAIGPFGLGFFHDPQAIIHVAELGVVLFLFVIGLEMQPSRLWAMRGEIFVLGLAQVLLAIAALTCVGLALGFPVAASFVSGTGFVLTSTAIVMQMLAERGEMALPKGRRIIAILLFEDLAIVPLLALVAFLAPGGEEVTLPQRLLGIAVGLGCIAVLVAAGRYLLNPLFGLLARFGGREVMAAAALLVVLGAALLMQWGGLSMAMGAFLAGVLLSESSFRHQLEADVEPFRGLLLGLFFLGVGMALDLRIIAANWALIAICVPAYMLLKMLVIYTVGRVLRASRAEALERAVLMAQGGEFAFVLYSSAMQFGIISGQDNAVLTAIVIVSMVLTPLMIILHDRLAPKPAPSLDGVEAAEGLEARVLMIGFGRMGQIVSQPLIARGHSISIIESDPQTIRDADEFGFKVWYGDGARLDILHAAGAGNASLIVAVPGDRQATTRIVQLIKHEFPLVPVIARAFDREHAVELIEAGADYQLRETLESAFAMGREALLQLGDDPDEVEEVMAEIRGRDMERFQMECVGGLFAGRDLLLGNRRD
- a CDS encoding HutD family protein, with the translated sequence MSHRILKAADHRRMPWKNGRGETVEIAVYPEGAGLADFGWRVSMAGVTEDGDFSLFPQIDRTLAVLTGEGIELQVQGQPTQRLTPEAEPLAFPADMPSSARLLAGPITDLNVMTRRGAFTHRLVRSTEADGGAAEWRLLLATAPVVLDFAGETVVLEPLDALFCEGPEAALPLGPVPDAWLIEIDRA